Within the Salmo salar chromosome ssa12, Ssal_v3.1, whole genome shotgun sequence genome, the region tggcgtatcactgcagaatgctgtggtagccatgctggttaagtgtgccttgaattctaaataaatcactgaccatgtcaccagcaaagcaccatcacaccacctccatgcttcacggtgggaaccacacatgaggagatcatccgttcacctactctgcgtctcacaacaaCAAGTTGGGTAGAACCAaaagtctcaaatttggactcgtcagaccagaggacagattACAAccgttctaatgtccattgcttgggtttcttggcccaagcaagtctcttctttgtattggtgtcccttagtagtggtttcttagcagcaattcggccatgaaggcctgattcacacggtctcctctgaacagttgatgttgaaatatgcctgttacttgaactctgaagcatttatttgggctgcaatttctgagtctgttaactctaatgaacttatcttctgcagcagaagtaactctgggtcttcctttcctgtggcagttctcatgagagccagtttcatcataacgcttgatggttattgtgactgtacttgaagaaactttgaaagtgattgaaattttccagattgactgaccttcaagtaataatggactgttgtttctctttgcttatttgagctgttcttgctataatatggacttggtcttgtaccaaatagggctatcttctttgtaccacccctaccttgtcacaacacaactgattggctcaaacgcattaagaaggaaagaagttccacaattaacttttaacacacacctgttaattgaaatgcattcgaagctgaaaaatatattttgatttgttttacacattTGGTttctacgtgattccatatgtgttatttcatagttttgatgtcttcgctgttattctacaatgtagaaaaaagtgatgataaagaaaaagccttgaatgagtatgtgtgtccaaacttttgactggtactatagttAAACTGTTTGGTCTACCATAGATTCTACAGAGATTTACTATTAGTTCTAATTAATCAATCTTCTGTTTTTAATGAAATAGCTGCTGTATCTGAGCCTCTGTTTCTGACCATCTCAGTACTGACTGGTCCTGAGGCTACTCACTGTTAAGTTTCCACATGTCCTGCTGTTTTTTTATTATACAGAACTCACTATATATTATAAGTATCAACTGATCATCTGTCATGACAAAAACAATAACCCAACATTTCAACAATATTTCATGACCGCTACAGTACAAGTATCAAAACccaatgtttatcattttaggtTTTCTGTTCCCTATTATTGTAAAGAAGAGGAAAGGATGGCTGTTACCATCCATTTTTGGTGCTAAAAAAGTCCTTACTAACCGTCCTTCTTAACCTATATTCAGTAAACATGGTTGTGTGTATCAAAACTACAATAATATGGTTTTCCTCACTGTGGTTTGGTTTGCTGTGCTATCACATTGTAATACTCAACCCCCTGACTGTCTCTAATAGGAAGGTGATGCACTTGTTACACTTGAGCTATGGCTTGGCCTACAGTATCTGGCTATGAGGGTGCCGTTGCCTTTTTACTTTAACCCTGCTTTGCCATCTAATCAGGTTTACTTCAGCAACAGCACACTAACTGTTGTTTTCAAATTTTACTGAGTGTTtgcccataaaaaaaaaaaaatgcttcaaCTGCATATGATTGCTCAGTCAAAATCTCAATTTCATGTCATCTTGCTTTTAAAACAAAAGTTGAGGAGGATATATTTTCATAAATGTGTTTTATGTTAATATAAATTATTTGTCGTCTGATGTGCCTGTATTGGCAAAATTAGGGATTTACCTTAATTGAATTAGCATTATTATACATTTAATAATTTCAGAAATGATATTAAACTTGTTTTTAATGTCATCTTTTTGTTTCTGAATGTGGCTTGCTTGACCATTTCTTGTTGTTAATGAGACTGACACATTTTTAAGTTGGTGTTCCTTCAGtttctttaaccaatttgacGAGTTTAAATTAATGTGACCAGTGGGAACTGGGCGTACTGTTCCACACTGAGGTGTTAAAGTACAAATCTGAGGTTTTACTGCCTCTTGTTGGAGTGTGTCCCAGCACACTACCTTGTCACACTCACTGTGGTGTCTTTAGTGTCACACTCCTGTCACATCAAAGTCAGATGTGAGGAGACCTCATTACTGGGCCTCTGGCATACTCTCCCATCGTTCAAAGTGTTAGAGACACACTTCTACACACAAGGCCAAGCGTCAGTGCTGTAAGTGTAGATATGGGAAAGGGCACTGCCTGCCTGACACACCAAAACATTAAGGACccctgctcttttcatgacagactaaccaggtgaatccaggtgaaagctatgatcccttattgatgtcacattttaaatccacttcaatcagtgtagatgaaggggagtagacaggttaaagatagatttttaagccttgacccatggattgtgtactgtatgtgtgccagtcagagtgtgaatgggaaaaacaaaagatttaagtgcgtttgaacggggtatggtggtaggtgccaaGTGCACCggtttatgtcaagaactgcaacactgctgggtttttcacgctcaacagtttcacatgtgtatcaagaatcgtCCACCaaccaaaagacatccagccaacttgacacaacagtgggaagcattacagtcaacatgggccagtatccctgtggaatgctttcgacaccttatagagtccTTCCGTGCCCCAACGAATTGGGTCTTTTCTGAGGGCCAGGGGGGGAggggtgcaattcaatattagtaaggtgttcctaatgttttgtacactcagtctatAGGCCTACTGTCTATAGGTCTCTTTTTTTATACTCAACTTTCTCATCACAACTTATTCCACTGTTTATGAATTCTAATGAGATCAGACAACCAGCGCCAATGTGCAGGCATAGGCAGTGGTGCTGATTTACCTAGAGGGAAATAGAAAGAAACAGATCTTATCCATCATCCAAACAAACCAAATATTTAAGCTGTTCACAAGCACATTTGCAGCTCATTAGTTGAACATTTCCAAACCATCTGTACTGGACTACAAATGAAGTGTTGACCTACTATTCCTATTGAAAGAAGTCTGAAGTATAATCTTTATTTTGTCATGTCAAAACTATTCAGGACAAATCCTGGGTACTTTATAGTGTGTCATTACAAAATTAAGCCAAGTATTCCAGGGGCTGATCTAATTTCTGATACATACTGCAGTGGAAGGAATTGTTATGCAGATTTATGGAATAACATTATGTCTTATGCAGCACAATTGGGAGAGCTCCATGAATGATGCTTCAAATAAATCCCCATCACCCTTTGAATTATATGATGTCCATTCTTCCCTTCAATAATCAGTAGGCCTATTAATATTCACTGGTCATATCCAACTGTTTATGGCATTGTTGTGCATTTCAGGTTTATGCCATATTCACATGGAGATTTTTTATCAGATTCTTTTTTTTACCATATGGCCTCATACCAGCAATAAAATGCCATGCGTGGGATTGAGAATGTTGGAGCGAAATTCGACACACTTCTAATTGACAGTTCTGAATGGTGCGACTGTGGGAAAGAAGTTGCAGGTTAGGTAGGGCTTTCCGGGGCGGCTGTGCTAGCTTTTGTGTTCTAAACAGTAGCTGTACCATTCAATTTGAAAATGTTTACTCAACAGACTCGAGTCTTTCAGGCCTTCATTCTCCAGCCCAAAATCAACCTTCTACCGCTTCTGGAGTGACAACATATTTAGAGGTTCTTCTGGTCGGGTTATTAGAAAAATAGACCACTGGAAACAAAAACCACGAAATTACCGGGGAGTAATTAATTCCCTCAGCTCTTAAAAAGAATTAGCCTTACAAAATATAAGATTAGGATTTTCAGTAGAAAATGCGGAGACCACTTGTAGATTTGCATGGCTTCATTTACCCAAGTCATTTtctaaaatattactaagtctaAATAATTGTGTAGGCCTATTGGTAGATCATTTTGTAATGTTAACATTGTCTTTTCATTCCATGACGTCAAATCACATACCTGTCCCTCAGGTGCCACTTTATTGTATGTGCTCTGCTGAGTTGTAGCCTAAGTGTTGTGTCTACAAAGCATGGTTAGACTATACAATAGTTATAGATTCATACATAAATTgtcatttcatttatttattgggaataTTGCCATATCAATGTGATACACAATGTTCCAATCAGTTTGTTTCAGGACAAATTACAATTCAGCAACATAGGGCTGAGGTATTTTCCCAGAAATAGATACACCAATATATTATATTAATATATTTTACAATATGTAAAAACATTTTACTTCGCAATTGTAAAGTTAATAATACATGCACATTTGCACAATAGAGGATATTACAATTCTACACAGAAGAATAACAATAATTTTATATTttacaaacaaaagataaaattGTATAGGGAAGAATAATTTCCAACAAGAAGAGAGCATACTGAGTCGTGCTAGACCAACATATTCTCTGGTTTTGACATCGAAAGTTTCATTACTGAACGTCTTCAAATAGGCTTTGAGCATCACCAGGGTCTCCACAGAGGCCCCCTTCCACCTGGGGTGACACGTTTCGGGGTGCTGCTGTTTTGAGGGACCGTTGCGCGGTTTGGACTCAGCACGACTCTATCACCGAGTTTCTGGGCCCGATGGAAGTGATTGAGAAGCTTCTGTTGTGAGCCAGTCGGCTGGTTTTTCGCCGAGAGGAAGCGCAGCGTCTCCTCCAGGCAGCGGGTGAATCCCTCCGCGTAGCTTTGGACAGGTGACGCTACGTTGAATGAAGCAGCAGGGCGCATGCTGTTGTCTTTCAGGTAAACCACAGCTGTCTCGAGAATGTCAGCCTTTTCCAGTTTCGAGTTGGGTTGGTGTGCTTGAAGTTCGGTTTTGAGGAGTGTCTTGAGCTGTTCGATGCTGCTGTTAATGCGGTCTCGGCGCatcttttccaccactggttttcTAAGCTGGAGAAAATAAAGGATCTGATtagtttaattgtatttttaaaaTCATGTTAAAATTCAAACATAACGTATTACATTGATGAAGATAGAGGTAGCCTATTTGTACTTACTTTGATTTTATCTTTCGTGGTCATCACCATGTCGCAAATATTGACAGGAGCCATTGCTGTCGGTCAGTTGTTTGTTCTTGGTAGATAGTCGTCGGATGTTAGAATTGTGGTTTGCCCATCTCGACAGGGTTTCTGTATTTATACACTCCTCACACTGTAAACCCGTGTGGGTCTCAGTTTGACAGGAGTTTCACACACTTGCTGGCCAATCAGGAACGCAGACAGTACAATAAAGAGGCTTCAATTACTTCATGCTAAATTGACTGTCTATTGCCTCAGGACAATGAGCGTGTCCCAAGGGAACAGGTGGAGTGTGCAATAAAAGAGTGCTGTGAAGTAGTTGACTGTTGCTTGCAACTGCATTCCAAGATGTTGCACCATTCTCATGAAAGACTCAGACCAAAAGGCGGGAAAACAAGTCCTGAATAAGTGAATGGTCTTCCAGAAGATTATTCAGTATCAAGAGGCCTTACTGCTGTATGCTTCTTCGCGCAATTTGATTGATAAATCAGTTATTTTGATGAATTGATTCAACCTTACAAAATATTTCAAATGCGCATATTATTAGTATTCTAATAGCAACTCTTACAAGGCCTACTATTGTATTATAATAAAACATAATTACAACAGTATTATAATAAATATAGGCTTATAATGATGTTATTCTaaaactattattattattattgttcttcatcttattgttgttattgttattattgttcctaTTATTATATGTCTGTTGTCACTGTAAGGATATTTTCGATATAGGATATACAGAAACAGTCTGGTAGCCTATGCGAAACTTTGTAAACTACTATTTTCTCTTAGTTCATTTTGTTTTCAGCAATCGCTCAATAATGTATCAACGTAATATTTTTCCATATGGCCCCTTGGAAATTAGATGCCTCATTGAGGACCGTGAGTAATGCGGTATTGAGAAAGGCACACTTCCATTGTTGCTCTGTTGAAAGTGTGCTGTGGGAAAGTTGGAACAACACAGCCTACAGGATTAGTTTTTGAAGAGAGGAGCAGCTGGCTTCTGTGCGCGGGAAACCTCTGTCAGCTCGGGTGAACTTTACAATACCTATTTCCCCCAAGCGATTTATAAATGCACTAGAAGACCTTTTGGGGGcactgtgttgaagccaccgtgccgccatcttggcactcccccaccgttgtaaaacatatttttgaagctatagaaatgcatttattaatgtctacattcattTTTGTCACATTTATTAtgttacagacaccttaatgtatACTTTAAAATTatgttatctgtctgtctgtatctatctataaacattttccttaaagtatagTTACTTGTGTTACTGTccccacaacaacaaaacatatttaaatacattttattttgccCTTGAAACATTTAGTTGAAACACTGTAAAATTCCATTTATTTCTATGGAGGACTGCCCCTACCGGAGTgtcaatatggccgaccggtggcttca harbors:
- the LOC106565958 gene encoding transcription factor HES-5 yields the protein MAPVNICDMVMTTKDKIKLRKPVVEKMRRDRINSSIEQLKTLLKTELQAHQPNSKLEKADILETAVVYLKDNSMRPAASFNVASPVQSYAEGFTRCLEETLRFLSAKNQPTGSQQKLLNHFHRAQKLGDRVVLSPNRATVPQNSSTPKRVTPGGRGPLWRPW